A genomic window from Candidatus Andeanibacterium colombiense includes:
- a CDS encoding M13 family metallopeptidase: MIRSILFAGVSAAVLALSAPVFAEDAAPQPAPAPSSAPQMTFGTWGFDPASIDPNVKPGDDFFAYANGKWIKDNPIPPEYTRYGAFNYLDEKSKSDVQALIDDLVKQKHAPGSGEQRIVDAYDAYLDTKAIDAKGLAPAYPYLAKIYGAQDLKSLVTLFAEPGIPSIVAAGIGVDDKDPDAYIPTMGFDGMGLPDRDMYLVDSDKNREIQAKYKDFLAWMLGKAGYADPKAAAASVYAFEHHVAEIEWPRTALRNADLTYHKLTRSELETAAPEFPVQALLDAQGLGKIDNFLAPQIPPSADEIARSGLEAAEVAKIGGGLPAMMKFVAATPLETLKAYMAVRFLSGYASTLPTEIDDANFDFYGKFLNGAQQQRPRWKRAIETVEGQLGEVLGKAYAERYFPASSKASMQQLVGNLEKALGQSIEENSWMSAATKTQAEAKLKSFFPKIGYPDKFEVYKGLEISGTDPLANAVSATNWQWKKDLSRLGGPVDRMEWFMLPQTVNAYYNPSFNEIVFPGAILQQPFYGPTADLAVNYGAIGGVIGHEMGHGFDDQGSKYDSTGKFDDWWTDADRKAFDAKADALAAQYNAFCPLDDGKTCVNGRLTLGENIGDLSGVSLAYRAYKIALGGKEDKVIDGLTGDQRFFLAWAQVWREAIRPERLRQQMLTDPHSPGEYRVNGQVRNSDAWYKAFNIQPGDKLYLPPEKRVHIW, encoded by the coding sequence ATGATCCGATCCATTCTCTTCGCCGGGGTTTCGGCGGCTGTCCTCGCCCTTTCCGCTCCGGTGTTCGCCGAAGACGCGGCGCCCCAGCCCGCCCCGGCGCCCAGCAGCGCCCCGCAGATGACCTTCGGCACCTGGGGCTTCGATCCGGCCTCGATCGATCCGAACGTCAAGCCGGGCGACGATTTCTTCGCCTATGCCAATGGCAAATGGATCAAGGACAACCCGATCCCGCCCGAATATACCCGCTACGGCGCGTTCAACTATCTCGACGAGAAGTCGAAGAGCGACGTGCAGGCGCTGATCGACGATCTGGTGAAGCAGAAGCACGCGCCGGGGTCGGGCGAACAGCGCATCGTCGATGCCTATGATGCCTATCTCGACACCAAGGCGATCGACGCGAAGGGCCTTGCTCCGGCCTATCCCTATCTCGCCAAGATCTACGGCGCGCAGGACCTGAAGTCGCTCGTCACCCTGTTCGCGGAGCCGGGCATCCCGAGCATCGTCGCGGCCGGCATCGGCGTCGATGACAAGGACCCGGACGCCTATATCCCGACGATGGGCTTCGACGGCATGGGCTTGCCCGACCGCGACATGTATCTCGTCGACAGCGACAAGAACCGCGAGATCCAGGCGAAGTACAAGGACTTCCTCGCGTGGATGCTCGGCAAGGCCGGCTATGCGGACCCCAAGGCCGCCGCCGCTTCGGTCTATGCCTTCGAGCACCACGTGGCCGAGATCGAATGGCCGCGCACTGCGCTGCGCAACGCCGACCTGACCTACCACAAGCTGACCCGCAGCGAGCTCGAAACCGCAGCGCCCGAGTTTCCGGTGCAGGCGCTGCTCGACGCGCAGGGCCTCGGCAAGATCGACAATTTCCTCGCCCCGCAGATCCCGCCGAGCGCCGACGAGATCGCCAGGAGCGGGCTTGAGGCGGCGGAAGTCGCCAAGATCGGCGGCGGCCTGCCGGCGATGATGAAATTCGTCGCGGCGACCCCGCTCGAAACGCTCAAGGCCTATATGGCGGTGCGGTTCCTGTCCGGCTACGCGAGCACGCTGCCGACCGAGATCGACGACGCCAATTTCGATTTCTACGGCAAGTTCCTCAACGGTGCGCAACAGCAGCGCCCGCGCTGGAAGCGCGCGATCGAGACGGTCGAAGGCCAGCTCGGCGAAGTGCTCGGCAAGGCCTATGCCGAGCGGTATTTCCCCGCTTCGAGCAAGGCCTCGATGCAGCAGCTGGTCGGCAATCTCGAAAAGGCGCTCGGCCAGAGCATCGAAGAGAACAGCTGGATGAGCGCGGCGACCAAGACCCAGGCCGAAGCCAAGCTCAAGAGCTTCTTCCCGAAGATCGGCTATCCGGACAAGTTCGAAGTCTACAAGGGGCTCGAGATCAGCGGAACCGACCCGCTCGCCAATGCGGTTTCGGCGACCAACTGGCAGTGGAAGAAGGACCTTTCGCGTCTCGGTGGCCCGGTCGATCGGATGGAATGGTTCATGCTGCCCCAGACGGTGAACGCCTATTACAATCCGTCGTTCAACGAGATCGTGTTCCCGGGTGCGATCCTGCAGCAGCCGTTCTACGGCCCCACCGCGGACCTCGCGGTGAATTACGGGGCGATCGGCGGCGTGATCGGCCACGAGATGGGCCACGGCTTCGACGACCAGGGATCGAAATACGATTCCACCGGCAAGTTCGACGATTGGTGGACCGATGCCGACCGCAAGGCCTTCGATGCCAAGGCCGACGCACTGGCCGCCCAATACAACGCCTTCTGCCCGCTCGACGATGGCAAGACCTGCGTCAACGGCCGCCTGACCCTCGGCGAGAATATCGGCGATCTCTCGGGCGTCAGTCTTGCCTATCGCGCCTACAAGATCGCGCTTGGCGGCAAGGAAGACAAGGTGATCGACGGCTTGACCGGCGACCAGCGCTTCTTCCTCGCCTGGGCCCAGGTGTGGCGCGAAGCGATCCGGCCCGAGCGGCTGCGCCAGCAGATGCTGACCGATCCGCACTCGCCGGGCGAATACCGGGTGAACGGCCAGGTCCGCAATTCGGACGCATGGTACAAGGCGTTCAACATCCAGCCGGGCGACAAGCTGTATCTCCCGCCCGAAAAGCGCGTCCACATCTGGTAA